In one window of Flavobacteriales bacterium DNA:
- a CDS encoding polysaccharide biosynthesis C-terminal domain-containing protein — MIRTIVTTTFSKFGVILISFAILVSTTQFLGAEGKGYISLFLLNVTLVQLISSFIGGPALVYLLPRFGVERLLVPSYLWALVVSVIVPMILFAVGLQDEQYLYHLMFIGAIDAIGKIHLQIILGRENIKSHNWISFGQSLVLLFSFWIFFRAFDIHDISAYIGAIYIAYLFTIVAGFLTIYKELGTTPSAELKGTWRITVREMTRHGFWIQLANISQLLNYRLSYYLLQKLLPENNYASLGYYATAINLAEASWVVSKSLAMIQYSRISNTQNPIEIRHLSTQMWKIAFYSALVIIGVLVLISGSIWAFVFGSGDNFEQIRPLLGILAPGIFFMALNNTMSAHLAGRGHYELNARVSGLGLILTGLTAPLLIVKMGLYGAALSTSITYSLSTIYQSQLFLRESRIPWADLWPSRADGRWLRQWIQGN, encoded by the coding sequence ATGATCCGTACCATAGTCACCACTACCTTCAGTAAATTCGGGGTCATACTGATCAGCTTTGCAATTCTGGTTAGCACAACCCAGTTTTTAGGGGCCGAAGGAAAAGGATACATCAGCCTATTCCTGTTGAACGTAACCCTGGTTCAACTGATCAGCAGTTTTATCGGTGGGCCGGCACTCGTTTACTTGCTACCCCGGTTTGGGGTTGAGCGACTGCTCGTTCCTTCCTATTTGTGGGCATTGGTAGTTTCTGTGATCGTGCCAATGATCTTGTTCGCTGTAGGCTTGCAAGACGAGCAATACCTGTACCACTTGATGTTCATTGGCGCCATCGACGCCATTGGAAAGATCCACCTACAAATTATTCTCGGGCGAGAGAATATTAAAAGTCACAACTGGATCAGTTTCGGGCAGAGTTTAGTCCTGTTATTTAGCTTTTGGATATTCTTCCGGGCATTCGATATCCACGATATCAGCGCTTATATCGGAGCCATTTATATTGCATACTTATTCACTATTGTGGCGGGGTTTTTAACCATTTACAAAGAGCTTGGCACCACCCCATCCGCAGAACTCAAGGGTACTTGGCGCATCACGGTCCGAGAAATGACCCGCCACGGGTTTTGGATCCAGCTAGCCAATATTAGTCAGCTGTTGAACTACCGGCTATCTTATTACTTACTGCAAAAGCTTCTTCCAGAGAATAATTATGCCTCGCTGGGCTATTACGCCACGGCTATTAATCTGGCAGAGGCGTCCTGGGTAGTGAGCAAATCTTTGGCTATGATCCAATATTCTAGGATCAGTAATACGCAAAATCCGATCGAGATCAGGCATCTTAGCACACAAATGTGGAAAATCGCTTTTTATTCTGCCTTGGTAATCATAGGTGTTTTGGTCCTGATATCGGGGAGTATATGGGCCTTTGTTTTTGGCTCTGGGGATAACTTTGAACAGATTAGGCCCCTATTAGGTATTCTGGCCCCGGGTATATTCTTCATGGCCCTGAACAATACCATGAGTGCCCATTTGGCCGGACGAGGGCACTACGAACTGAATGCTAGAGTTTCTGGACTTGGCCTAATACTCACCGGCCTTACGGCACCTTTGCTGATCGTGAAAATGGGATTATACGGTGCGGCGCTGTCGACATCGATCACCTACAGCCTGTCTACTATTTACCAAAGCCAACTGTTTTTGAGGGAGAGTCGTATACCTTGGGCAGACCTGTGGCCTTCTCGGGCCGATGGGCGTTGGCTTCGACAATGGATACAAGGAAATTGA
- a CDS encoding glycosyltransferase yields MTQWYPHPEDVQNGVFIKHQAVGLAKHHRVTVIWVGPSESATRMVATEDRDYGEQLLEVRVRYPRNRRALGKAMALKKALTSVEKPDVVHLNVLDRDFPIWELWLKKIQKPFIIHEHASLYFKNYQKDGLWHASRKRLVRNAFRVCPVSRGLKNAMIDNGLEGRYVVVPNILDVPESVERKPKSDHLMLVSIGDLVNDIKRFHKIIKALKKLPGPWEYHIIGDGVDREVLELLAKDQFGSDLSRNVVFKGRLSQAEIQGKLPRFHIFLANSRYETFGLAALEALNAGVPVLSSPVGVIQKYLREGQNGMIVDNYKDYAEKIGQLWDRYDELDLQLMLPKDREELSADGFVDRIHAMYRQLGLFVD; encoded by the coding sequence TTGACCCAGTGGTACCCCCACCCAGAAGACGTCCAAAATGGCGTCTTTATCAAGCATCAAGCCGTAGGCTTAGCAAAACACCACAGAGTTACGGTAATCTGGGTTGGTCCGTCGGAATCCGCTACTAGGATGGTTGCAACGGAAGATAGAGATTACGGAGAACAGCTTTTGGAGGTACGAGTGCGCTATCCACGCAACAGGAGAGCACTGGGTAAAGCAATGGCATTGAAGAAGGCACTAACTAGCGTAGAAAAGCCCGACGTGGTTCATTTAAACGTTCTCGATCGGGATTTTCCGATTTGGGAATTGTGGTTGAAAAAGATTCAGAAACCCTTTATCATTCACGAGCATGCCTCGCTCTATTTCAAGAATTATCAGAAGGACGGCTTATGGCATGCCAGTCGAAAACGATTGGTTCGCAATGCGTTTCGCGTTTGCCCGGTAAGTCGTGGTCTGAAAAATGCGATGATCGACAACGGTTTGGAGGGTCGGTATGTCGTTGTACCCAATATTCTTGACGTGCCGGAAAGTGTCGAGAGGAAACCCAAATCGGACCACTTGATGCTAGTATCGATCGGTGATCTCGTGAATGATATCAAGCGCTTTCATAAAATAATCAAGGCTTTGAAGAAGCTCCCCGGGCCGTGGGAATATCACATAATTGGAGATGGAGTCGATAGAGAAGTGCTTGAACTTTTAGCAAAAGATCAATTTGGAAGTGATCTATCTCGGAATGTCGTTTTCAAAGGGCGGCTGAGTCAGGCTGAAATTCAAGGCAAACTGCCTCGGTTCCACATCTTTTTGGCCAACAGTCGATACGAAACCTTTGGATTAGCGGCTCTTGAAGCCTTGAATGCGGGGGTTCCGGTATTGAGCTCTCCGGTTGGCGTTATCCAAAAATATCTGCGTGAAGGTCAAAACGGAATGATAGTGGATAACTACAAGGATTATGCAGAGAAGATCGGGCAACTTTGGGATCGATACGATGAATTGGATCTCCAGCTTATGTTGCCCAAAGATCGTGAAGAGTTATCGGCGGACGGATTCGTCGACCGAATTCACGCGATGTACCGACAGCTCGGTTTATTTGTAGATTAG